From the Marinomonas sp. THO17 genome, one window contains:
- the rph gene encoding ribonuclease PH — translation MRPSGRALDQLRPLKITRNFTKHAEGSVLIECGDTKVICTATVVPGVPRFLKGKGQGWITAEYGMLPRSTGSRMDREAARGKQGGRTVEIQRLIGRSLRAAVDLKKLGENTITIDCDVIQADGGTRTASITGGFVALADAMRYLVENKKIKENPIVSQIAAISVGVYKGSPVLDLDYPEDSNAETDMNVIMNDKGGFIEIQGTAEGEAFGDEHMMGMLAVARKGIAEIIDLQRAALFENKA, via the coding sequence ATGCGTCCAAGTGGAAGAGCCCTTGATCAGTTACGTCCCCTTAAAATCACTCGAAATTTCACCAAACATGCCGAAGGTTCTGTATTAATTGAATGCGGTGACACTAAAGTTATTTGTACGGCGACCGTTGTGCCGGGTGTACCGCGTTTTTTAAAAGGCAAAGGTCAGGGATGGATCACCGCAGAATACGGTATGTTACCGCGTTCTACGGGCAGTCGTATGGATCGTGAAGCGGCACGTGGTAAACAAGGTGGCCGCACGGTTGAAATTCAACGCTTAATTGGTCGTTCCTTGCGTGCTGCGGTGGATTTGAAGAAGTTAGGTGAAAATACCATCACTATTGATTGTGACGTGATTCAAGCCGATGGCGGCACGCGTACTGCTTCTATCACAGGTGGTTTTGTGGCGCTGGCAGACGCAATGCGTTATCTGGTAGAAAATAAGAAAATCAAAGAAAACCCGATTGTGTCGCAGATTGCTGCCATTTCTGTTGGTGTGTACAAGGGCTCTCCTGTACTGGATTTGGATTATCCAGAAGACTCTAATGCCGAAACGGACATGAATGTGATCATGAATGACAAGGGTGGTTTTATTGAAATTCAGGGAACAGCCGAAGGCGAAGCCTTTGGCGATGAACACATGATGGGCATGCTAGCGGTGGCTCGCAAAGGCATCGCAGAAATCATCGACCTGCAGCGTGCGGCCCTGTTCGAAAATAAGGCTTAA
- a CDS encoding LysR substrate-binding domain-containing protein: MDKFHTMQVFVEVAKQQSFTAASEILGITAPTTTRAIAELEGQLGVKLFNRTTRTVRLTESGEKFFHDTQQILERLAEAEDTVRGIQIKPSGILTITAPVLFGEKHIIPIINEYLRLHPNVSVKAVFYDRITNLLEEEIDVAIRIDNLKDSNLYATKVGSVRKMVCGAPDYFRQHGIPVHPSELTKHQIILPANQNHSRSWKFMKNGKQEIVKLTPRMYCNQNASAIKAAVLGLGITQLMSYQIGEELDKQLLKAILIDYNEPPLPVSIVRVDGRRANAKIRSFIDLATIRLKNNPFINSEI; the protein is encoded by the coding sequence ATGGACAAGTTTCATACCATGCAAGTGTTTGTTGAGGTGGCAAAGCAACAAAGCTTTACCGCTGCCAGCGAGATACTCGGTATCACAGCACCAACCACCACAAGAGCCATTGCAGAATTAGAAGGTCAGTTAGGCGTTAAGCTTTTTAATCGAACAACGCGCACTGTTCGATTAACCGAATCTGGGGAAAAGTTTTTCCATGATACTCAACAAATACTGGAGCGACTTGCAGAAGCTGAAGATACGGTGCGAGGCATACAAATTAAGCCCAGTGGCATTCTCACTATCACTGCCCCAGTCTTATTTGGCGAAAAACACATTATTCCTATTATCAATGAATACCTTAGGTTACATCCCAATGTCTCAGTAAAGGCGGTATTTTATGATCGAATCACCAATTTGCTGGAAGAAGAGATTGACGTTGCCATCCGAATTGACAATCTCAAAGATTCTAATCTTTATGCAACCAAAGTGGGTTCTGTAAGAAAGATGGTTTGTGGTGCACCTGACTATTTTCGTCAGCACGGAATACCTGTACACCCCAGTGAATTAACGAAACATCAAATTATACTTCCAGCAAACCAGAACCATTCTCGATCTTGGAAATTTATGAAAAATGGTAAGCAAGAGATTGTAAAACTTACTCCTAGAATGTATTGCAACCAGAATGCGTCTGCTATTAAGGCTGCTGTGTTAGGGCTTGGCATTACGCAATTGATGTCTTATCAAATAGGTGAGGAATTAGATAAACAGTTACTGAAGGCTATCTTAATTGATTACAACGAACCGCCTTTGCCTGTATCGATTGTTCGTGTTGATGGCCGAAGAGCAAATGCCAAAATACGATCTTTCATTGATTTGGCCACAATAAGACTAAAAAATAATCCCTTTATAAATAGTGAGATTTAA
- a CDS encoding EAL domain-containing protein — protein MEFSSQFDANSLLYTSRKNCKVLSVEVDADYQTAFMNRLGSLHYDDKDVEFLKVSSASEAAAVIAENPDIAVIFLDVMLESERSGLDVVGAIREVIGNHLVRIVLLAGQPDVVLPDSVFKEYDIDDYWSKAELTQAHLQAIILRNIRTWDYKLMMQEARHNMQQLLYSCQRLSSKKDMLEYTQSILEEISNLLRIEHGGIVCFFNSEQEKLEDALIIAANGDYSECVHQFVARIIDDEVLFEAARQTSLSKQHSFLDGYSVLYFSNQELDGRDYIIVLKLERTLSASEINLLQVFCENISAGFRNVALHNKLSELAYIEPTSGIHNKNWLVREIRHMFPWERDKAKLLMLHVEDLAYTESILGSKYCDQLTLSLYDYLCDFFDNAVDVALFERDTIVMIIYDNKEYHEGNLAQVMHPSIEVDDSTHSLDLTVSLLNIADFPNYDAEQLVSVGKSTLERAKYEKVHFLAFSEELASAMFGRYELLKELREAIVKDEIDVYFQPKVNLHDGKLIGFESLARWRHKNGNFVPPDQFIALAESCGLVDRVDQQILRKTCKAIGHLKQLEIEVPISVNVAGNEIARPNYFEQFTRILSEEGVDNSLVELEITESQFIEEKTSINRHLDTLKEVGVRVNIDDFGTGYSSLTYLSTLSVSTIKIDHSFVWRMENSAKDWKILKMIIELGRSLGLEVIAEGVETEQQKKHLLALGCELGQGYLFAKPMPLEKVIAWVKNKEE, from the coding sequence ATGGAGTTTTCTTCTCAATTTGACGCGAATAGCCTTTTATATACATCTAGAAAAAACTGTAAGGTACTTTCGGTAGAGGTTGATGCCGACTATCAAACGGCGTTTATGAATCGTCTCGGCAGTTTACATTATGATGATAAGGATGTTGAGTTCCTAAAGGTTTCCTCTGCAAGTGAAGCCGCCGCGGTGATTGCTGAAAATCCAGATATTGCGGTTATTTTTCTCGATGTGATGTTGGAATCCGAGCGTTCTGGTTTGGACGTGGTTGGTGCTATCCGAGAGGTCATAGGCAACCATTTGGTTCGCATTGTATTGCTGGCTGGGCAGCCGGATGTGGTATTGCCAGACAGTGTGTTCAAAGAATACGACATTGATGACTATTGGAGTAAAGCGGAATTAACCCAAGCTCATTTGCAGGCCATAATATTGAGAAATATTCGTACTTGGGACTATAAGTTGATGATGCAAGAAGCGCGTCACAACATGCAGCAACTATTGTATTCCTGTCAGCGATTGTCATCGAAAAAAGACATGCTTGAATACACACAATCTATTTTAGAAGAAATCAGCAACTTGTTGAGAATAGAGCATGGCGGCATAGTGTGCTTTTTTAATTCAGAACAAGAAAAGCTTGAAGACGCTTTAATTATTGCAGCGAATGGAGATTACTCAGAATGTGTGCATCAATTTGTCGCTCGCATCATAGATGATGAGGTTCTCTTTGAAGCTGCGCGGCAAACCAGTTTGAGTAAGCAACACTCTTTTCTTGATGGCTACTCGGTATTGTATTTTTCAAATCAAGAGTTAGATGGTCGAGATTACATTATAGTGTTAAAGCTTGAGCGCACTTTATCGGCTAGTGAGATCAATCTTTTACAGGTGTTCTGTGAAAACATCAGTGCAGGTTTTCGTAATGTCGCTCTTCATAACAAATTATCTGAATTGGCCTACATAGAACCTACTTCCGGAATACATAATAAAAACTGGTTAGTGCGAGAAATTCGTCACATGTTTCCTTGGGAGAGGGATAAAGCCAAATTACTGATGCTGCATGTTGAAGATTTGGCCTACACAGAATCCATCCTAGGTTCTAAGTATTGTGACCAACTCACGTTATCTTTATACGATTACTTATGCGATTTTTTCGATAATGCGGTAGATGTTGCTCTATTTGAACGCGATACCATAGTGATGATTATTTATGACAATAAGGAATATCACGAAGGCAATTTAGCGCAGGTGATGCACCCGAGTATTGAAGTAGATGATTCTACTCATTCATTGGATTTAACTGTGAGTCTGTTGAATATCGCGGATTTTCCAAATTACGATGCCGAGCAGTTGGTCAGTGTAGGGAAAAGCACCCTAGAGCGAGCCAAGTATGAAAAGGTGCATTTTTTGGCGTTTTCTGAGGAATTAGCGTCGGCTATGTTCGGGCGATATGAATTGCTGAAAGAGTTGCGAGAAGCCATAGTTAAAGATGAGATAGACGTTTACTTTCAGCCCAAAGTCAACTTGCATGATGGGAAGCTGATTGGTTTCGAATCACTGGCAAGATGGCGTCATAAGAATGGAAATTTTGTCCCCCCGGATCAGTTTATTGCCTTGGCAGAAAGTTGTGGCTTGGTCGATAGGGTAGACCAACAAATCTTACGTAAAACCTGTAAAGCCATTGGTCATTTGAAACAATTGGAAATCGAAGTGCCTATATCGGTGAATGTAGCAGGTAATGAAATTGCTAGGCCAAATTACTTTGAGCAATTCACACGTATTTTGAGTGAAGAAGGCGTAGACAATAGTTTAGTTGAGTTGGAAATCACCGAGTCTCAATTTATAGAAGAGAAAACCTCTATCAATCGGCATTTAGATACATTAAAGGAAGTGGGTGTTAGGGTAAACATAGACGACTTTGGTACAGGGTATTCGTCACTTACCTATTTATCCACCTTGTCGGTTTCGACGATTAAAATTGATCACAGTTTTGTTTGGCGCATGGAAAACTCTGCAAAAGATTGGAAAATCTTGAAAATGATTATCGAACTTGGACGTTCTTTGGGCTTAGAGGTAATTGCAGAAGGCGTTGAAACTGAGCAGCAAAAAAAGCACTTATTAGCCTTAGGATGTGAACTGGGGCAAGGATATTTATTTGCAAAGCCAATGCCTTTGGAAAAGGTCATTGCTTGGGTGAAAAATAAAGAAGAATAA
- a CDS encoding helix-turn-helix domain-containing protein, protein MGVSIKTQDGKVIEFTRGNVLSNKCPSREILKHVTSRWAVMIFMVLRDGERYRFSDLRRSIEGVSEKMLAQTLQTLEQDNFVQRTSYPVVPPKVEYNLTPTGLKVADHVIELVSWLEENIFDILPIDTINMSLSSN, encoded by the coding sequence ATGGGCGTTTCTATAAAGACACAAGACGGTAAAGTCATTGAATTTACACGTGGCAATGTGTTGTCGAACAAATGTCCTTCACGAGAAATTTTAAAGCACGTCACCAGTCGATGGGCGGTGATGATTTTTATGGTATTGCGTGATGGCGAGCGCTATCGCTTCAGTGATTTGCGACGCAGTATTGAAGGGGTGAGTGAAAAAATGTTGGCGCAAACGCTGCAGACCTTGGAGCAGGATAACTTTGTGCAACGTACCTCATATCCCGTGGTGCCTCCCAAAGTGGAATACAACCTTACACCAACAGGGCTGAAAGTGGCCGATCATGTTATTGAGCTGGTTAGCTGGTTGGAAGAAAATATTTTTGATATTTTGCCCATCGATACGATCAATATGTCACTGTCTTCAAATTGA
- a CDS encoding nucleoside 2-deoxyribosyltransferase — MKTIYLAGPEVFLANPKEIGEAKKALCKKYGFIGLFPLDKDIKAQPSRFETAMAISQGNEALIMRSDIVVANLTPFRGPSADAGTIYELGMGRALNLMIAGYSNCQTPYFDRVWQVYGQGEQLSTDSREIRDSDGNSIENFGLMDNLMLEGGIQASSQVFVTQQVEATQRFTDLTAFEAVLKQLQDL; from the coding sequence ATGAAAACGATTTATCTTGCAGGCCCCGAGGTTTTCCTAGCGAACCCGAAAGAAATTGGCGAAGCCAAAAAAGCCTTATGTAAGAAGTATGGTTTTATCGGTTTATTTCCTCTCGATAAAGACATAAAAGCGCAACCAAGTCGCTTCGAAACGGCCATGGCGATTAGCCAAGGGAATGAAGCTTTAATCATGCGTAGTGATATTGTCGTCGCTAATCTCACTCCATTTCGTGGCCCCAGCGCGGATGCCGGCACTATTTATGAATTGGGCATGGGACGTGCTTTGAATCTGATGATTGCCGGTTATTCGAATTGTCAGACACCATATTTTGATCGGGTCTGGCAAGTCTATGGTCAAGGGGAACAATTAAGTACAGACTCTCGAGAGATTCGTGATTCTGATGGTAACAGCATAGAGAACTTTGGTTTGATGGATAATTTAATGCTAGAAGGTGGCATTCAAGCGTCCAGCCAAGTGTTTGTGACGCAACAGGTAGAAGCTACACAGCGTTTTACGGATTTAACCGCTTTTGAAGCCGTATTAAAACAATTGCAAGATTTATGA
- a CDS encoding YicC/YloC family endoribonuclease produces the protein MTASMTAFSRQEASYDWGTISWEVRSVNQRYLEPNFRLPESFRELEFSFRDLLRKKLNRGKLECQLRFQAVDKAATSLTINPDNAQALANAIQQLGTWFDGIKTPSPLHILQWPGILSDTSEDADTIKKAVVELFAKAVDELIQMRLREGEQLVAIIEQRLDSIDAIVAEVQSQLPGIIAAQKQNLIDKLEAAKVELDPMRVEAEIVLLAQKADVAEELDRLVTHTKEVRRQLKQKGPIGRRLDFLMQELNREANTLSSKSIVVETTQSAVELKVLIEQMREQIQNIE, from the coding sequence ATGACAGCAAGCATGACCGCCTTCTCACGCCAAGAAGCCAGCTACGACTGGGGCACCATCAGTTGGGAAGTTCGCTCAGTAAACCAACGCTATTTAGAACCTAACTTCCGCTTACCAGAAAGCTTTCGTGAATTAGAGTTTTCCTTCCGCGACCTGTTAAGAAAAAAACTCAATCGCGGCAAACTGGAATGCCAACTGCGCTTCCAAGCGGTCGACAAAGCAGCCACCAGCTTAACCATCAATCCAGATAACGCCCAAGCCTTAGCCAACGCCATTCAACAACTGGGCACTTGGTTTGATGGCATCAAAACCCCATCGCCATTGCACATACTACAATGGCCGGGCATCTTAAGTGACACCAGCGAAGACGCCGATACCATCAAAAAAGCCGTGGTAGAACTTTTCGCAAAAGCCGTAGACGAACTCATTCAAATGCGTTTGCGCGAAGGTGAGCAATTGGTCGCCATCATAGAGCAACGTCTTGATAGCATTGATGCCATAGTTGCCGAAGTACAAAGCCAACTCCCCGGCATCATTGCCGCACAAAAGCAAAACCTAATCGACAAACTGGAAGCCGCCAAAGTCGAACTCGACCCAATGCGCGTAGAAGCAGAAATCGTCCTCTTGGCACAAAAAGCCGACGTGGCCGAGGAACTGGATCGCCTTGTCACCCACACCAAAGAAGTCCGTCGTCAGCTAAAACAAAAAGGCCCCATTGGCCGCCGCCTCGACTTCCTAATGCAAGAACTCAACCGTGAAGCCAACACACTATCGTCTAAATCCATTGTGGTGGAAACCACCCAAAGTGCGGTGGAATTGAAGGTATTGATTGAACAAATGAGAGAACAGATTCAGAATATTGAGTAA
- a CDS encoding pyridoxamine 5'-phosphate oxidase family protein, translating to MSQPQPSPFHHGETTIQQRVGVAEAVVQRNARMIRSELLAQHRTFFSNLSMLVVCITDHDGMPWAIPLFGNPGFIQSPSVNKLEIMALPTLAELLKLDFMPHKKIGLLGIELHTRRRNRVNGTIQAIDINGFSVLVEQSFGNCPQYIQKRSLSWENTHANQTDINDLSLSSRLSPDAIDLIQVADTFFIGSRSKSLSSDSKEGLDVSHRGGKPGFVKLEGDTLCFPDFKGNRFYNTLGNIQSDGRVGLFFPDFKSGNTVFMTGTADVIWDSNTLAEFEGAESIVAIQIHSSLFIERFLPMRGEVEEPSPWLKTTGTWSQYE from the coding sequence ATGTCTCAGCCACAGCCTTCTCCGTTTCACCATGGTGAAACCACCATCCAACAACGGGTTGGTGTGGCTGAAGCGGTAGTCCAAAGAAACGCCAGAATGATACGTTCAGAGTTGTTAGCTCAGCATAGAACTTTTTTTTCCAATCTGTCTATGCTGGTTGTTTGCATAACGGATCATGATGGCATGCCTTGGGCCATCCCTTTATTTGGCAATCCAGGTTTTATTCAATCACCTAGTGTCAATAAGCTTGAGATAATGGCTTTACCAACATTAGCTGAGTTACTAAAACTCGATTTTATGCCACACAAAAAAATAGGGTTGCTTGGCATAGAATTGCATACGCGTCGTCGTAATCGTGTGAATGGCACCATTCAAGCAATCGATATTAATGGCTTTTCAGTGTTGGTTGAGCAGAGTTTTGGCAATTGTCCCCAGTACATACAAAAGCGATCATTATCATGGGAAAATACTCATGCTAATCAAACAGATATAAATGATCTTTCTTTAAGTTCTAGGTTGTCCCCTGACGCTATCGATCTAATTCAAGTGGCAGATACTTTTTTTATTGGCTCTCGAAGCAAAAGCCTCTCCAGTGATAGTAAAGAGGGTTTGGATGTATCTCATAGAGGAGGGAAACCGGGTTTTGTAAAGCTTGAAGGCGATACTTTATGTTTTCCCGATTTCAAAGGTAACCGTTTCTACAATACCCTAGGCAATATTCAATCTGATGGGCGAGTCGGCTTGTTTTTTCCAGACTTTAAGAGTGGTAATACCGTATTTATGACTGGAACGGCTGATGTCATCTGGGACTCAAATACACTGGCAGAATTCGAGGGAGCAGAATCGATAGTGGCGATTCAAATCCACAGTAGTCTTTTTATTGAGCGTTTTCTGCCAATGCGAGGAGAGGTTGAAGAACCCTCTCCTTGGTTAAAGACGACAGGTACTTGGAGTCAGTATGAATAA
- a CDS encoding glutathione S-transferase — translation MNPKFLTQSSPVKLYRHPISGHCHRVELMLSFLDIPYETIDLDLLKGEHKAPEYLKISPFGQVPAIDDNGVILSDSNAILIYLEKKYSDGYDWYPQDPIKAAEVQRWLSVAAGEIAYGPCAVRLVKVFGVELDYDVAKQKTIALFDVLEPLLNSRHYLAGDAITLADVAGYSYISHVPEGGVSLADYPAIRAWLGRIEAHPRFVGMKRTPEPTE, via the coding sequence ATGAATCCGAAATTTCTAACGCAAAGTTCACCGGTTAAATTGTACCGGCATCCAATTTCAGGTCATTGCCATCGTGTTGAATTAATGTTGTCGTTTTTGGATATTCCTTATGAAACCATTGATTTGGATTTGCTTAAGGGAGAGCACAAAGCGCCTGAATATTTAAAAATAAGTCCATTTGGCCAAGTGCCCGCTATTGATGACAATGGTGTGATTTTATCTGATTCAAACGCCATTCTGATTTATTTAGAGAAAAAATACAGTGATGGCTATGATTGGTATCCACAGGACCCTATAAAAGCCGCTGAAGTTCAACGCTGGTTGTCAGTCGCGGCTGGTGAAATTGCATATGGCCCCTGTGCTGTACGCTTAGTCAAAGTGTTTGGCGTTGAGCTTGATTATGATGTTGCTAAGCAAAAAACCATTGCTCTGTTTGATGTATTAGAACCGCTTCTAAATTCTCGTCACTATCTTGCTGGCGATGCTATTACACTCGCTGATGTGGCAGGTTACAGCTACATATCACACGTGCCCGAAGGTGGAGTGAGTTTGGCTGATTATCCGGCGATTCGAGCTTGGCTTGGACGTATAGAAGCTCATCCTCGCTTTGTTGGTATGAAACGCACGCCAGAGCCTACGGAATAA
- a CDS encoding histidine phosphatase family protein, whose product MKSAIRVRFLVVLLTVCLGSAAQADQSTWDTMAQPGVHALVRHALAPGMGDPANFQVDDCTTQRILDSRGRQQATQIGEALRQQGIRFDQVLSSQWCRCLETAELMKMGSVQVEPMLNSFFSRPGKSKAQTSALRAFLSSLPSDSKTLLVTHQVNITALTGIFPRSGEMVLVALSPDNNQLEVVGRLMPAPL is encoded by the coding sequence ATGAAAAGCGCAATTCGAGTTCGTTTTTTGGTGGTTTTGCTAACAGTGTGTTTAGGCTCTGCTGCGCAAGCAGATCAAAGCACTTGGGATACTATGGCGCAACCGGGCGTACATGCTTTAGTTCGTCATGCTTTGGCACCTGGTATGGGAGACCCTGCGAATTTTCAAGTTGATGATTGTACCACTCAACGCATTTTAGACAGCAGGGGGCGACAGCAAGCGACCCAGATTGGCGAGGCGCTTCGCCAACAAGGGATTCGTTTTGATCAAGTCTTAAGTAGCCAATGGTGTCGTTGCTTAGAAACCGCAGAATTGATGAAGATGGGAAGCGTGCAAGTCGAGCCCATGTTGAATTCTTTCTTCAGCCGTCCGGGCAAATCAAAAGCGCAAACATCAGCACTGCGAGCATTTTTATCAAGCTTACCGAGTGATAGCAAAACGCTTTTGGTCACCCATCAGGTTAACATCACTGCCTTAACTGGCATCTTTCCACGCTCTGGTGAGATGGTGCTCGTCGCCCTTTCACCGGACAATAACCAACTAGAAGTAGTCGGACGTTTGATGCCTGCGCCTCTTTAA
- a CDS encoding MFS transporter, with protein MKTVKRLIKHDACFLLLFIFLIALCLRGPVTGLPPLLDRISQTLQLNSSQSGLLVSIPLLAFAAFAPLASWLTRFFRIEKILATGMALIALGMLVRATGSMSSLYLGALLIGAGIAIGNVLLPSLLKREFPEFVVQLTAIYVLMMGVGGFVMSSLAVPLSDFANRIQLPISGWSFALACQAVIILPAVLVWFGFKITQQHQPKNTRGETNSTLWRRLSSWQVVSFLAINSLFNYIVVAWIPAILVSHGYSDTTAGLYQGYMQLAGALPSLILAPFIQYLGSHRRLCLCATSLTVISILGWLYAPQWSGFWSLSYGFGISMGFILGLSFIGIRTDTPKQAASLSGMSQLIGYTLAALGPVLIGTWYDWQQSWQPPLYGLLLIGIIWMTLGWFASPKAEEI; from the coding sequence GTGAAAACAGTAAAACGATTAATAAAACACGACGCTTGTTTCTTGCTGCTTTTTATTTTCCTGATTGCCTTGTGTTTGCGTGGACCTGTCACAGGCTTACCACCATTACTGGACCGCATCAGCCAAACCTTGCAATTAAATAGCTCTCAATCCGGCTTATTGGTCAGTATTCCCTTACTGGCCTTTGCTGCCTTCGCGCCTTTGGCGTCATGGCTAACGCGTTTTTTCCGTATCGAAAAAATTCTCGCCACTGGCATGGCTCTGATCGCTTTAGGCATGTTAGTACGTGCTACTGGTTCAATGAGTAGTTTGTATTTAGGCGCACTTTTAATAGGCGCAGGCATTGCTATAGGCAATGTACTCTTACCCAGTTTGCTAAAACGTGAATTTCCTGAGTTCGTTGTACAACTGACCGCTATTTATGTCTTGATGATGGGCGTTGGCGGCTTTGTTATGTCCAGCCTTGCCGTACCTTTGAGCGACTTCGCCAATCGAATCCAATTGCCTATCAGCGGTTGGTCATTTGCCTTGGCGTGTCAGGCGGTGATTATTTTACCTGCCGTGTTGGTGTGGTTTGGTTTTAAGATTACACAGCAACATCAACCTAAGAATACGCGCGGTGAAACCAATAGCACACTATGGCGTCGTTTGTCGTCATGGCAAGTGGTGAGCTTTTTGGCGATTAACTCTTTATTCAATTACATAGTAGTGGCATGGATTCCAGCTATTCTAGTCAGCCATGGTTACTCTGATACCACTGCAGGTTTGTATCAAGGCTATATGCAACTCGCTGGTGCGTTACCTTCGCTTATTTTGGCACCTTTTATTCAATATTTAGGCAGTCATAGACGTTTGTGCTTGTGTGCAACCAGTTTAACCGTCATAAGTATTTTAGGTTGGCTTTACGCACCGCAATGGTCGGGGTTCTGGTCATTAAGCTATGGTTTTGGCATCAGCATGGGCTTTATTTTGGGACTGTCTTTTATCGGTATAAGAACCGACACCCCAAAACAAGCAGCCAGTTTATCCGGTATGTCACAATTGATAGGCTATACTTTGGCTGCTCTGGGCCCGGTACTAATTGGAACTTGGTATGACTGGCAACAATCGTGGCAACCACCACTCTATGGGTTGTTACTGATTGGCATTATATGGATGACGTTAGGCTGGTTTGCCAGCCCTAAGGCTGAAGAAATATAA
- a CDS encoding GNAT family N-acetyltransferase — protein MNNNAFSIKTMTRSELDLAMKWAAQEGWNPGFHDADSYYKADPNGFLMGYLGDEPIACISVIKYHDFFGFLGFYIVKSAYRGQGYGMQMWQAGLRYLEGCNIGLDGVVEQQENYKKSGFKLAYGNIRFVGNTSDFVSANKPLASSENIDIVPLAEMPFSILDAYDRDFFPAERSEFTQQWITQKESRAVGVLQDGVLSGYGVIRPSQDGFKIAPLFADTPELAERLFLHLISLVKGNAAIFIDVPNVNEAAMALVMRFNMTPSFETARMYTGNVPDLPLSKTFGVTSFEIG, from the coding sequence ATGAACAATAACGCGTTCAGCATTAAAACCATGACGCGATCCGAGTTGGATCTTGCCATGAAGTGGGCGGCACAAGAAGGCTGGAACCCAGGATTTCACGATGCCGACAGTTACTATAAAGCGGATCCAAACGGATTTTTAATGGGCTATCTGGGAGACGAACCGATCGCCTGTATTTCGGTCATAAAATACCATGATTTCTTTGGTTTTCTAGGATTTTATATTGTGAAATCCGCCTATCGAGGCCAAGGTTATGGGATGCAAATGTGGCAGGCTGGGTTGCGCTATCTTGAAGGATGTAACATTGGATTGGATGGGGTGGTTGAGCAGCAAGAAAACTACAAAAAATCGGGTTTTAAATTGGCATACGGCAACATTCGATTTGTTGGGAATACCTCAGACTTTGTGAGTGCCAATAAGCCATTAGCTTCTTCTGAAAATATTGATATTGTGCCTTTAGCTGAGATGCCTTTTTCAATACTCGACGCCTATGATCGAGACTTTTTCCCGGCAGAACGAAGCGAATTTACTCAGCAATGGATCACTCAAAAGGAGAGTAGGGCAGTGGGCGTACTACAAGACGGAGTATTGTCCGGTTATGGTGTGATTCGACCCAGTCAAGACGGTTTCAAGATCGCGCCTCTGTTTGCAGATACACCAGAATTGGCAGAGCGATTATTTTTGCATTTAATCTCTTTAGTGAAAGGCAATGCTGCTATTTTTATTGATGTGCCGAATGTGAATGAGGCAGCCATGGCGCTGGTTATGCGCTTTAATATGACGCCCAGTTTCGAAACGGCGCGCATGTATACAGGCAATGTGCCCGATTTACCCTTATCCAAAACCTTTGGCGTTACCTCTTTCGAAATTGGCTAG